Proteins encoded together in one Acidimicrobiales bacterium window:
- a CDS encoding histidine kinase dimerization/phospho-acceptor domain-containing protein, whose translation MTGERTDDEARERVVVEPDANDQLRADAEQTAQFLALTAHELRGPITAITGAEILRDYRDELDAAERAESLESILRGGRRMRRLLDDLMIVSRLEARSFDFRLEDVPLAAAVTEVVAELSDQVNAVTVTGARRSRSRRCRSTVRPRSGCATRVPACPRPWWSGCSTGS comes from the coding sequence GTGACCGGCGAGCGGACCGACGACGAAGCCCGCGAGCGCGTCGTCGTCGAGCCCGACGCCAACGACCAACTGCGCGCCGACGCCGAGCAGACCGCCCAGTTCCTAGCCCTGACCGCCCACGAATTGCGCGGCCCGATCACCGCCATCACGGGTGCGGAGATCCTGCGCGACTACCGGGACGAGCTCGACGCCGCCGAGCGCGCCGAGAGCCTGGAGAGCATCCTGCGCGGCGGGCGGCGGATGCGCCGCCTCCTCGACGACCTGATGATCGTGTCGCGCCTCGAGGCGCGGTCGTTCGACTTCCGGCTGGAGGACGTCCCCCTCGCTGCGGCGGTGACGGAGGTGGTGGCCGAGCTCTCCGACCAGGTGAACGCCGTCACCGTCACGGGCGCCCGCCGGTCGAGATCGAGGCGGTGTCGCTCGACGGTGAGGCCGAGATCCGGGTGTGCGACGCGGGTCCCGGCGTGCCCGCGGCCATGGTGGTCCGGTTGTTCGACCGGTTCGTGA